From a region of the Helicobacter hepaticus ATCC 51449 genome:
- a CDS encoding NifS family cysteine desulfurase — protein MKQVYLDNNATTMLDPSIKPLMEPYFCEKFGNPNSLHKYGTQTHAAISEAIEKLYKGINADDNDDIIITSCATESNNWVIKGVYFDEIVKKGKRHIITTEVEHPAVRATCAFLETLGVEVTYLPINQQGTITAKQVRESLREDTALVSVMWANNETGLIFPIEEIGTLCRQNNVLFHTDAVQAIGKIPVDVQSAQVDFLSFSAHKFHGPKGVGGLYIRKGIELTPLFHGGEHMRGRRSGTLNVPYIIAMGEAMKLANDYLDFELSQVKNLRDRLESALLEIPDVFVVGTRDNRVPNTTLISIRGIEGEAMLWDLNKAGIAASTGSACASEDLEANPVMVAIGADKELAHTAIRISLSRFTTSEEIDYTIEVFKKAVQRLRAISSSYES, from the coding sequence ATGAAGCAAGTCTATTTAGACAACAATGCAACAACAATGCTTGACCCAAGTATCAAGCCGCTTATGGAGCCGTATTTTTGCGAGAAGTTTGGGAATCCAAATAGTCTCCACAAATATGGCACACAAACTCACGCAGCTATATCAGAAGCAATTGAAAAACTCTATAAAGGTATCAATGCCGATGATAATGATGATATTATTATTACCAGCTGTGCAACAGAATCCAATAATTGGGTGATAAAGGGCGTGTATTTTGATGAGATTGTTAAAAAGGGTAAGAGGCATATTATTACCACAGAGGTTGAACACCCAGCAGTGCGTGCTACTTGTGCCTTTTTAGAAACTCTTGGCGTGGAGGTTACTTATTTACCTATTAATCAGCAAGGCACAATTACTGCCAAACAAGTGCGAGAATCTTTGCGTGAAGATACTGCTCTTGTAAGTGTAATGTGGGCAAATAATGAAACAGGACTTATTTTCCCTATTGAGGAGATAGGCACACTTTGTCGGCAAAATAATGTTCTTTTTCACACTGATGCAGTGCAAGCTATTGGTAAGATTCCTGTTGATGTCCAAAGTGCACAGGTAGATTTTTTAAGCTTTAGTGCACATAAGTTTCACGGACCAAAAGGTGTTGGTGGTTTATATATTCGTAAGGGTATTGAGCTCACTCCTCTTTTTCACGGCGGCGAGCATATGCGTGGCAGACGCAGCGGCACACTCAATGTCCCTTATATTATTGCAATGGGTGAAGCGATGAAATTAGCGAATGATTATCTTGATTTTGAGCTTTCTCAAGTAAAGAATCTGCGTGATAGATTAGAATCTGCTCTTTTAGAGATTCCCGATGTGTTTGTGGTTGGCACAAGAGATAATCGTGTGCCAAATACGACACTCATTAGTATAAGAGGAATTGAGGGCGAAGCTATGCTATGGGATTTGAATAAGGCAGGTATAGCTGCTTCTACAGGAAGTGCTTGTGCAAGCGAGGATTTGGAAGCAAATCCTGTTATGGTCGCTATTGGTGCAGATAAAGAGCTTGCTCATACTGCTATTAGAATCTCTTTGAGTAGATTTACTACAAGCGAAGAGATTGATTACACTATTGAGGTGTTTAAGAAAGCGGTGCAGAGGCTTAGAGCGATTTCTAGCTCGTATGAAAGCTAG
- the tig gene encoding trigger factor, whose product MNFTTKRINSANAVINGSIALSKIEEKFEKVIKKIAKNIKIDGFRKGKVPTQVIKTRYKEQIDQDAQQEAIQELLTAALKELEIQPNSLIGNPMISQFNKLNDKIELEIKLGITPTLNLDNVEDYTPEVKLKTISKNLIDERLEEIAKNRAPLNEITQERTLQKDDTAQIDFEGFVDGKAFEGGKGENFNLAIGSNQFIPGFEDALIGMKNGEKRTIKVTFPEQYQAKHLAGKEASFDVTLHKILQKELPKIDDEFAKSIAGEESNLQSLKDMIKEQLEMEQKTEIYNKELKEKLVEILLKNISFDLPDLIVEQEMDILFRNALSQLKPEEFDKIKNNQDEAKKQRETHKDEARKSVQITFIMDALAKKYNIAINDNEVLQTIYYEAMMMGQDPKATLEHYQKNNLVPAIKMTMLEDRVLHYLLDKKFEESKANTNAQKDNQ is encoded by the coding sequence ATGAATTTCACAACAAAACGCATAAATAGCGCTAATGCTGTTATCAATGGTAGCATTGCACTCTCTAAAATTGAGGAAAAATTTGAAAAAGTCATCAAAAAAATTGCTAAAAATATAAAAATTGATGGCTTTAGAAAAGGTAAGGTCCCAACGCAAGTGATTAAAACACGTTATAAAGAGCAGATAGATCAAGATGCACAACAAGAAGCAATTCAAGAATTGCTTACCGCTGCACTTAAAGAGCTAGAAATTCAGCCCAATAGCCTTATTGGCAATCCTATGATTTCTCAATTTAATAAGCTTAATGATAAAATAGAACTTGAAATTAAGCTTGGCATTACCCCCACATTAAATCTTGATAATGTTGAGGATTACACACCTGAAGTCAAACTCAAAACAATAAGTAAAAATCTTATTGATGAGCGCTTAGAAGAAATTGCAAAAAATCGCGCACCTCTTAATGAAATCACTCAAGAGAGGACATTACAAAAAGATGATACAGCTCAAATTGATTTTGAAGGCTTTGTTGATGGAAAAGCATTTGAGGGTGGTAAAGGAGAAAACTTCAATCTCGCTATTGGTTCAAATCAATTTATTCCGGGCTTTGAAGATGCACTCATCGGTATGAAAAATGGCGAGAAGCGCACAATTAAGGTTACTTTCCCCGAGCAATATCAAGCTAAACATTTAGCAGGAAAAGAAGCAAGCTTTGATGTAACGCTCCATAAGATTTTGCAAAAAGAGTTGCCAAAAATTGATGATGAGTTTGCAAAAAGCATTGCAGGCGAAGAATCTAACCTACAATCTTTAAAAGATATGATAAAAGAGCAACTTGAAATGGAACAAAAAACTGAAATTTACAATAAAGAACTCAAAGAAAAATTAGTAGAAATATTACTTAAAAATATTTCATTTGATTTGCCAGATTTAATCGTTGAGCAAGAAATGGATATTTTATTTAGAAATGCTCTTAGTCAGCTTAAACCAGAAGAATTTGATAAAATAAAAAACAATCAAGATGAAGCTAAAAAACAACGAGAAACGCATAAAGATGAAGCACGCAAAAGTGTGCAAATTACTTTTATTATGGACGCTTTGGCAAAAAAATATAATATTGCCATTAATGATAATGAAGTATTACAAACTATTTATTATGAAGCTATGATGATGGGACAAGACCCAAAAGCAACACTAGAACATTATCAAAAAAACAATCTTGTTCCAGCTATTAAAATGACTATGCTTGAAGATAGAGTATTACACTATTTGCTTGATAAAAAATTTGAAGAAAGCAAGGCAAATACTAATGCTCAAAAGGATAATCAATGA
- a CDS encoding iron-sulfur cluster assembly scaffold protein NifU, with amino-acid sequence MAKNDLIGGALWDAYSNKVSERMDNPTHLGVLTQKDADERGAKLIVADYGAEACGDAVRLYWLVDSEDRIIDAKFKSFGCGTAIASSDMMVELCLGKKVQEAVKITNLDVEHALRDDPDTPAVPGQKMHCSVMAYDVIKKAAGIYLGKDAEDFEDEIIVCECARVSLSTIKEVIRLNDLKSVEEITNYTKAGAFCKSCIKAGGHEKRDYYLVDILRDVRAEMDKENLKNVAQKSVEGNLAFAEMTMVQKVKSIDKIIDENIRPMLMMDGGDMEILDIKDTSDGFIDVYIRYLGACSGCASGATGTLYAIESVLQEKLDSHIRVLPI; translated from the coding sequence ATGGCAAAGAATGACTTAATCGGTGGGGCGTTATGGGACGCGTATTCAAACAAAGTGAGTGAAAGAATGGATAATCCTACGCATTTGGGAGTTCTCACACAAAAGGATGCAGATGAGAGGGGAGCAAAGCTCATTGTCGCAGACTATGGTGCGGAGGCGTGTGGTGATGCAGTAAGGTTATATTGGTTAGTAGATTCTGAAGATAGAATCATTGATGCTAAATTTAAGAGTTTTGGTTGTGGGACAGCGATTGCAAGCTCTGATATGATGGTAGAACTCTGCCTTGGTAAAAAAGTGCAAGAGGCTGTGAAAATCACAAACCTTGATGTGGAACACGCTTTGCGTGATGACCCTGATACACCTGCAGTGCCCGGGCAAAAAATGCATTGCTCTGTTATGGCATATGATGTAATTAAAAAAGCTGCGGGAATCTATCTTGGCAAAGATGCGGAAGATTTTGAAGATGAGATTATTGTGTGTGAGTGCGCACGTGTAAGCCTTTCAACAATTAAAGAAGTGATACGATTAAATGATTTAAAAAGCGTGGAGGAGATTACAAATTACACAAAAGCCGGAGCATTTTGTAAAAGCTGTATTAAGGCAGGTGGGCACGAAAAGAGAGATTATTATCTTGTAGATATTTTGCGTGATGTACGTGCAGAAATGGATAAAGAAAATCTAAAAAATGTCGCACAAAAAAGTGTTGAGGGAAATTTAGCATTTGCAGAAATGACAATGGTGCAGAAAGTAAAGAGCATTGATAAGATTATTGATGAAAATATCCGCCCTATGCTTATGATGGACGGCGGTGATATGGAAATTTTGGATATTAAAGATACAAGTGATGGGTTTATTGATGTGTATATTCGTTATCTTGGAGCTTGTAGCGGATGTGCAAGCGGAGCTACGGGCACATTATACGCTATAGAATCTGTGTTGCAAGAAAAATTAGATTCTCATATTCGTGTGTTGCCCATATAA
- a CDS encoding NAD(P)H-dependent oxidoreductase, translating into MQILLLFSHTYWADSKVNKALLESAKTLENVTIHNLNTAYPDGKINTEAEIALLQKAEKIIAQFPLFWFSTPAIMKEWQDKILTHIHHSANPKLLSHKKFSIITTAGGDETSYDGHHGYTLDTLLSSINYAFSYNGCEVQEIYCIYKANVDNLPIREYLLKLQG; encoded by the coding sequence ATGCAAATACTTCTACTCTTTTCACACACATATTGGGCAGATTCTAAAGTCAATAAAGCTCTTTTAGAATCTGCAAAAACACTAGAAAATGTAACTATCCATAATCTAAACACCGCTTACCCAGATGGAAAAATTAATACTGAAGCTGAAATTGCACTTTTACAAAAAGCTGAAAAAATTATCGCTCAATTTCCATTATTTTGGTTTAGCACACCTGCAATAATGAAAGAGTGGCAAGATAAAATCCTCACACACATTCATCATAGTGCAAACCCTAAACTACTTTCGCATAAAAAATTTAGCATTATCACAACTGCAGGAGGCGATGAAACAAGCTATGATGGGCATCACGGATATACTCTTGACACTTTACTCTCATCTATTAATTATGCTTTTTCTTACAATGGCTGTGAAGTACAAGAGATTTACTGCATTTATAAGGCAAATGTAGATAATCTCCCCATACGCGAATATTTATTAAAGCTACAAGGATAA
- the def gene encoding peptide deformylase has translation MMTLKYPEMTLATLAILKYPNALLRKKSIPVEIFDDNLHNFLDDMYETLIESKGVGLAAIQVGRAERILIINIPREEDKQQYKEDLLEIINPTFLTQEECVEWEEGCLSVPDFYESIKRFDKVSIAYKDRYGNDRILKAQGFLAVAIQHEIDHLNGVLFVDKLPILKRKKFEKELKKLKKESQA, from the coding sequence ATGATGACTTTGAAATACCCGGAGATGACTTTGGCGACCTTAGCGATTTTGAAATATCCTAATGCACTATTGCGCAAAAAATCTATACCTGTTGAGATTTTTGATGATAATTTACATAACTTCCTTGATGATATGTATGAGACGCTTATAGAAAGCAAAGGTGTTGGCTTAGCTGCTATTCAAGTAGGAAGGGCGGAGCGAATTCTTATTATTAATATTCCGCGTGAAGAGGATAAACAACAATATAAAGAAGATTTGCTTGAAATCATTAATCCCACTTTTTTAACGCAAGAAGAATGTGTAGAATGGGAAGAGGGCTGTTTATCTGTGCCTGATTTTTATGAAAGTATCAAACGATTTGATAAAGTCTCAATCGCTTATAAAGACCGCTATGGTAATGACAGGATTCTCAAAGCACAAGGATTCCTTGCGGTAGCAATTCAACACGAAATAGACCACCTCAATGGTGTTTTATTTGTAGATAAACTCCCTATTTTAAAACGCAAAAAATTTGAAAAAGAACTCAAAAAACTTAAAAAAGAATCTCAAGCCTAA
- the fliI gene encoding flagellar protein export ATPase FliI, with amino-acid sequence MSLSQIKQKLQNNINLSPSYGHLVKVMQNMLVANGVKPSVGDIVKILSHYEAPSLKECNQSSEESLQFAHNMQTHNLGMVMAIEGEHFFISPFSFIEGHKCGDKVEILNHGLHIPVGENMLGRVINPLGEPIDDKGALHTSHTTLLMRPPISALKRGLINEVFEVGVKSIDGILTCGKGQKMGIFAGSGVGKSTLMGMIVRGSNAPIKVIALIGERGREVPEFIHKNLNNDLTNTILVVATSDDSPLMRKYGAFSAMAIAEYFKSLGNDVLFIMDSITRFAMAQREIGLALGEPPTSKGYPPSVLTLLPQLMERAGKEDGVGSITAFFTVLVEGDDLSDPVADQSRSILDGHIVLNRDLTDMGIYPPINILNSASRVINDIISPEHLQVIRKFRRLYSLLKENEVLIRIGAYQRGADKELDEAITKRSLMESFLKQEMNEQWSFERSFQELLHIMEDV; translated from the coding sequence ATGTCATTGTCTCAAATCAAACAAAAACTTCAAAATAATATTAATCTTTCCCCAAGCTATGGACATCTTGTAAAAGTGATGCAAAATATGTTAGTGGCTAATGGCGTAAAACCTTCGGTGGGTGATATTGTGAAGATTCTCTCGCATTATGAAGCACCTTCTTTGAAAGAATGCAATCAATCTTCAGAGGAATCTCTACAATTTGCTCATAATATGCAAACACATAATCTCGGTATGGTAATGGCTATTGAAGGGGAACATTTTTTCATTAGCCCCTTTTCATTTATAGAGGGACATAAATGTGGCGATAAAGTGGAGATTCTCAATCACGGATTGCATATTCCTGTGGGAGAGAATATGCTTGGACGAGTGATTAATCCACTTGGAGAACCCATTGATGACAAGGGAGCATTGCATACTTCTCATACTACACTGCTTATGCGTCCGCCTATAAGTGCGCTTAAAAGGGGGTTGATAAATGAAGTCTTTGAAGTGGGTGTAAAATCAATTGATGGAATCCTTACCTGTGGAAAGGGACAAAAAATGGGTATTTTTGCAGGTTCAGGCGTAGGAAAATCCACACTTATGGGTATGATAGTGCGTGGTTCAAATGCACCTATTAAAGTAATCGCTCTTATTGGGGAAAGAGGGAGAGAGGTCCCAGAGTTTATCCATAAAAATCTCAATAATGATTTAACCAATACCATTCTTGTGGTAGCTACAAGTGATGATTCTCCACTTATGCGTAAGTATGGAGCATTTAGTGCGATGGCGATCGCGGAGTATTTCAAATCACTCGGTAATGATGTGCTTTTTATTATGGATTCTATAACGCGTTTTGCAATGGCACAAAGAGAAATTGGTTTGGCACTCGGCGAACCACCTACAAGCAAAGGTTATCCGCCATCTGTGCTTACACTTTTACCTCAATTAATGGAACGTGCGGGAAAGGAGGATGGTGTAGGTTCTATCACAGCTTTTTTCACGGTGCTTGTTGAAGGAGATGATTTGAGTGACCCTGTTGCTGACCAAAGTCGCTCTATCCTTGATGGACATATTGTGCTTAATCGTGACCTCACTGATATGGGAATTTATCCGCCTATTAATATTCTTAATTCTGCTTCACGCGTTATTAATGACATTATTAGCCCTGAACATTTGCAAGTTATTCGTAAATTTCGGCGATTGTATTCGCTTCTTAAGGAAAATGAAGTGCTTATACGCATTGGTGCATACCAAAGAGGTGCAGATAAAGAGCTTGATGAAGCTATTACAAAGCGTTCGCTTATGGAATCATTTTTAAAACAGGAAATGAATGAGCAATGGAGCTTTGAACGCTCTTTTCAAGAGCTCTTGCATATTATGGAAGATGTGTAA
- a CDS encoding GGDEF domain-containing protein, giving the protein MNLDELDLDGNNDFFGNLDDVGLEGVKNKKPKKANTAKRTDTTKKLNSISKQAMKALEKDAILPLPENFEAYFEKTLSQEQDEEVRERIKAMVESANHDSRLIALEKTFNENFTTLKSVLEHLLTLCKYMSAMENNTEKRLAEISTITNPLGAQNAIKVLINEIRGFHKQFVLQADNISRSYRDMYAKSSNVKSSAIYDTTLGIYSKSFFYHTLEFECENGTEFPRNSALIAFTPSRELGAQLNNQNKLVTTFKNIARIVSKNIGAKDLVSYLGGGRFAMLLKNVQADGAIKLCEEVIKKCKQTNIFIGDLELSLNIVMGGIVFDINKTPDSMLEEAKKMLDEALAEDKPLKFGKTGAGSSTNNDDFEIPGDDFGDLSDFEIS; this is encoded by the coding sequence ATGAATTTAGATGAATTAGATTTAGATGGAAACAATGATTTTTTTGGGAATCTTGATGATGTAGGTTTAGAAGGCGTTAAGAATAAAAAACCAAAAAAAGCAAATACTGCTAAACGAACAGATACAACTAAAAAATTAAATTCTATTTCTAAGCAAGCAATGAAAGCTCTTGAAAAAGATGCAATTTTACCCTTACCTGAAAACTTTGAAGCTTATTTTGAAAAAACTCTCTCGCAAGAACAAGATGAAGAAGTGCGTGAAAGAATTAAAGCGATGGTAGAGAGTGCAAATCACGATTCAAGGTTGATTGCCTTAGAAAAAACCTTTAATGAAAACTTCACCACACTCAAATCTGTGCTTGAACATCTCCTCACACTCTGCAAATATATGTCAGCTATGGAAAACAATACCGAAAAACGGCTAGCTGAAATCTCTACTATCACAAATCCTCTTGGTGCACAAAATGCTATCAAGGTGCTTATAAATGAAATCAGGGGTTTTCATAAACAATTTGTGCTCCAAGCAGACAACATTTCGCGTTCTTATCGTGATATGTATGCCAAATCTTCCAATGTTAAATCAAGTGCAATATATGATACAACATTGGGTATTTATAGTAAATCATTCTTTTATCATACGCTTGAATTTGAATGTGAAAATGGCACAGAATTCCCTCGAAATAGTGCATTGATAGCCTTTACTCCATCAAGGGAACTTGGCGCACAGCTTAATAATCAAAATAAACTTGTAACAACTTTTAAAAATATTGCACGTATTGTCTCAAAAAATATTGGCGCAAAAGACCTCGTCTCTTATTTAGGAGGAGGACGTTTTGCTATGTTACTTAAGAATGTTCAAGCCGATGGAGCAATTAAACTCTGCGAAGAAGTAATAAAAAAATGTAAGCAAACAAATATCTTTATTGGGGATTTAGAGCTTAGTTTGAATATTGTTATGGGTGGGATTGTTTTTGACATAAATAAAACACCCGATTCTATGTTAGAAGAAGCCAAAAAAATGCTTGATGAAGCTTTAGCAGAAGATAAACCTCTTAAATTTGGCAAAACAGGGGCAGGTAGCTCTACAAATAATGATGACTTTGAAATACCCGGAGATGACTTTGGCGACCTTAGCGATTTTGAAATATCCTAA
- the glnA gene encoding type I glutamate--ammonia ligase, whose translation MSRVSIDKQAVAEFFRFCDENEVEFIDFRFSDIKGVWHHLSFSRNAINEESFEGIPFDGSSIPAWQPVDKSDMMLIPEPVRYFIDPFTADTTAVVFCDIWDIYNNKPYEKCPRSIVKRAMKYLKESGIGDIAYYGPENEFFVFDSIKIKDSVNCQYYEIDSEEGEWNRAREFEGGVNMGHRPGTKGGYFPVPPVDSMVDLRAEIVKVLNQVGLETFVLHHEVAQGQNEIGVKFGDMLEAADNVQKLKYVVKMVAHLNGKTATFMPKPLYGDNGSGMHVHISIWKDGHNLFAGEAYQGLSEMALHFLGGVLKHARALAAFTNPSTNSYKRLIPGFEAPSILTYSAQNRSASIRIPYNSGEKAKRMEFRFPDSSANPYLAFASLLLAGIDGIKNKIDPGAPMEINLFELTLDEIREKGIKQLPHTLRHAIEEMLVDKAYLKEGGVFSEEFIQTYKAYKFETEIWPWEARPHPFEFLTTYSC comes from the coding sequence ATGAGTAGAGTAAGCATAGATAAACAAGCGGTAGCAGAGTTTTTTAGATTCTGTGATGAAAATGAAGTAGAATTTATTGATTTCCGTTTTAGTGACATTAAAGGCGTATGGCATCATTTGAGCTTTTCTCGCAATGCAATTAACGAAGAAAGCTTTGAGGGCATACCTTTTGATGGTAGCTCTATCCCTGCTTGGCAGCCCGTAGATAAATCCGATATGATGCTTATCCCTGAACCTGTGCGGTATTTCATTGACCCATTTACTGCTGATACCACTGCGGTAGTCTTTTGCGATATTTGGGACATTTACAACAATAAGCCTTATGAGAAATGTCCGCGCTCCATTGTTAAACGTGCAATGAAATATCTCAAAGAAAGCGGTATTGGCGATATCGCCTACTATGGACCAGAGAATGAGTTTTTTGTATTTGATTCTATTAAGATTAAAGATTCTGTGAATTGTCAATATTATGAGATAGATTCCGAAGAGGGCGAATGGAATCGTGCGCGTGAGTTTGAAGGCGGTGTAAATATGGGGCATCGTCCCGGCACAAAAGGTGGGTATTTTCCTGTGCCACCTGTAGATTCTATGGTGGATTTACGCGCTGAAATCGTCAAAGTGCTTAATCAAGTAGGATTAGAAACTTTCGTGCTTCACCACGAAGTCGCACAAGGGCAAAATGAAATTGGTGTGAAATTTGGCGATATGCTTGAAGCAGCAGATAATGTACAAAAACTCAAATATGTTGTCAAAATGGTTGCTCATCTCAATGGCAAAACCGCGACTTTTATGCCAAAGCCACTTTATGGAGATAATGGCAGTGGTATGCACGTGCATATTAGTATTTGGAAAGATGGGCATAATCTCTTTGCAGGAGAAGCATACCAAGGCTTAAGCGAAATGGCTCTACATTTCTTAGGCGGTGTGCTTAAACACGCACGCGCATTAGCCGCCTTTACAAATCCTAGCACAAACTCATATAAACGCCTTATACCGGGATTTGAAGCACCAAGTATCCTCACTTATTCCGCACAAAACCGCTCTGCAAGTATCAGAATCCCATATAATAGCGGCGAGAAAGCAAAACGAATGGAATTTAGATTCCCAGATAGCTCTGCAAATCCTTATCTTGCATTTGCAAGCCTCTTACTCGCAGGAATTGATGGGATAAAAAACAAAATTGACCCGGGCGCGCCTATGGAAATCAATCTTTTTGAACTTACTTTAGATGAAATTCGCGAAAAAGGCATTAAACAACTACCACACACTTTGCGCCACGCTATTGAGGAAATGCTTGTTGATAAAGCATATCTTAAAGAAGGCGGTGTATTTAGTGAAGAATTTATCCAAACTTATAAAGCATATAAGTTTGAAACAGAGATTTGGCCTTGGGAGGCACGCCCTCACCCATTTGAGTTCCTTACTACTTATAGTTGCTAG
- the clpP gene encoding ATP-dependent Clp endopeptidase proteolytic subunit ClpP has protein sequence MSSYIPYVIERTGRGERSYDIYSRLLKDRIILLSGEINDHIASSIVAQLLFLEAEDPEKDINFYINSPGGVITSAFSIYDTMNYIHSDISTICIGQAASAGAFLLSSGTKGKRFSLPNSRIMIHQPLGGAQGQATDIEIQAREILRLKKILNEIMAHNTGQKIEKITQDTERDFFMSGEEAKKYGLVDEILTKSLK, from the coding sequence ATGAGTAGTTATATTCCTTATGTCATTGAACGCACAGGACGCGGTGAGAGAAGCTATGATATTTATTCACGGCTTTTAAAAGACCGCATAATCTTACTAAGTGGCGAAATTAACGACCATATAGCTTCCTCAATCGTAGCACAACTACTTTTCTTAGAAGCTGAAGACCCAGAAAAAGATATTAATTTTTATATTAATTCCCCCGGTGGTGTTATCACAAGTGCTTTTAGCATTTATGACACAATGAATTATATCCATTCTGATATTAGCACTATTTGCATTGGACAAGCCGCATCCGCAGGAGCATTTTTGTTAAGCTCTGGCACAAAAGGAAAACGCTTTTCTCTGCCAAACTCACGGATTATGATTCACCAACCTCTTGGTGGTGCGCAAGGACAAGCCACAGATATTGAAATACAGGCAAGAGAAATTTTACGATTAAAAAAGATACTTAATGAAATTATGGCTCACAACACAGGACAAAAAATTGAAAAAATTACTCAAGATACTGAAAGAGACTTTTTTATGAGCGGAGAAGAAGCTAAAAAATATGGATTAGTTGATGAAATTTTGACAAAAAGTTTGAAATAA
- a CDS encoding CoA-binding protein — MHENHTQEMCLSDTQKRTILESAKIIVIVGLSPDEHKASYQVAQYLLDNGYEIVPIYPRGGEILKKKVFRSLLEAFEYMAQMGQVCDIINIFRKSEALPSIMREICSLQGFSSFDKERACVWVQLGLQSAEAASIAREYGILYEENSCIKIEHQRLHIH; from the coding sequence ATGCACGAAAATCACACACAAGAGATGTGTTTAAGCGATACGCAAAAACGCACTATTTTAGAATCTGCTAAGATAATTGTCATAGTTGGGCTAAGTCCTGATGAGCATAAGGCAAGTTATCAAGTGGCACAATATCTTTTAGACAATGGCTATGAGATAGTGCCAATTTATCCTCGTGGTGGAGAGATTTTAAAGAAAAAAGTTTTTCGCTCTCTACTTGAAGCATTTGAATATATGGCACAAATGGGTCAAGTATGCGATATTATTAATATTTTTAGAAAAAGCGAGGCATTGCCCAGCATAATGCGTGAAATTTGCTCACTTCAAGGATTTAGCTCATTTGATAAAGAGCGAGCGTGTGTATGGGTGCAGCTTGGATTGCAAAGCGCAGAAGCAGCATCGATTGCACGTGAGTATGGCATTTTGTATGAGGAAAATAGCTGCATCAAAATAGAGCATCAGAGATTACACATACACTAA